A genomic window from Antedon mediterranea chromosome 4, ecAntMedi1.1, whole genome shotgun sequence includes:
- the LOC140046288 gene encoding transient receptor potential cation channel subfamily A member 1-like, producing the protein MVISLKLFCIEGAGRCLTMDCMRANKAEVRRHDWNKLHCAARDGDVKEVKKILHEVLCGVDDRTPINETALHKAVRGNAVEICKILLLQGADPNLRNKGGRTPLYFVLKPEVAELLLQAGAETDVTDKWENSTPLEYIKIRRESDNNPELDTVIEIIESWINVQAPFELQNRSTLLAAYKASIRDGRKLLAIYVSYWLDQREWGKPV; encoded by the exons GGGCTGGACGATGTCTGACCATGGATTGTATGCGTGCTAACAAAGCAGAAGTTCGTCGTCATGACTG GAATAAATTGCATTGTGCAGCAAGGGATGGTGATGTgaaagaagtaaaaaaaattctCCACGAGGTTCTGTGTGGTGTTGATGACAGAACACCg ATTAATGAAACCGCCCTCCATAAGGCTGTACGTGGAAATGCGGTCGAGATCTGCAAGATACTTCTTTTACAAGGCGCTGACCCAAACCTACGAAATAAA GGTGGAAGAACACcgctttattttgtattaaaaccCGAAGTTGCAGAATTATTACTTCAAGCTGGAGCTGAGACTGATGTTACTGATAAG TGGGAAAACAGTACGCCACTGGAGTATATAAAAATACGACGAGAGAGCGATAACAATCCGGAGTTGGACACAGTGATTGAAATAATTGAATCGTGGATAAATG TCCAGGCACCGTTTGAGTTACAGAATCGTAGCACTCTATTAGCTGCATACAAAGCTTCTATTAGGGATGGCAGAAAGCTACTAGCCATCTACGTTTCATACTGGTTGGACCAGAGAGAGTGGGGAAAACCAGTTTAA